A window of the Vespa velutina chromosome 7, iVesVel2.1, whole genome shotgun sequence genome harbors these coding sequences:
- the LOC124950338 gene encoding DNA primase large subunit-like, with translation MFACHNSDTSINPTESYLHDLQLYKYYPVGNFSLKELESICMQRIEVLLFVERIYIGTGIRRTAQQCKEILINELKKKGYDIFVKIINGPSKELGSDVKVMNEILYLRKQDHISHFMLRGVFSIYERKWFHIQELRLFYWRLYTLTNEEIKEFFNVNKLKTHNISEEDKEELQEYIKLNNLHNEPFYKVPFTFVIDLVETHKVFLKYGMAFVPEKELAGLCFGYFKENLAEGLESMPLVANDAVNDPRINKIFNMLTEYITKEKDIIKKNYVPSLSELDDMSKKSYPLCMRIIHEMLRKDHHLKYGERKQYSLFLKDIGVTSDDAMELWKQEFTKKINEATFEREYGYRLRHIYGEGNIRKTYTCLKCSSIINLNIKSTESYGCPFKHLTNASLTQKLNEYEFVLEDIEDIVKLSSMKNYEGACKRYHEITHNCNIYRTFNSPVNYFFGSRMKL, from the coding sequence CTCAGATACATCTATAAATCCTACAGAATCATATTTACATGATTTGCAATTGTACAAATATTATCCAGTaggaaatttttcattgaaagaaTTAGAATCAATATGTATGCAACGTATAGAAGTTCTACTGTTTGtagaaaggatatatataggCACTGGTATAAGAAGAACAGCACAACAGTGcaaggaaatattaataaatgaattgaaaaaaaaaggttatgatatatttgtaaaaattataaatggcCCTAGCAAAGAACTAGGATCAGATGTTAAAGTgatgaatgaaatattgtaCTTGAGAAAACAAGAtcatatttctcattttatgtTAAGAGGagttttttcaatatatgaaagaaaatggttTCACATTCAAGAATTAAGACTTTTTTATTGGagattatatacattaacTAATGAAGAgatcaaagaattttttaatgttaataaattaaaaacacaTAATATTTCtgaggaagataaagaagaactgcaagaatatattaaattgaataatttacaTAACGAGCCTTTTTACAAGGTCCCATTTACATTTGTTATAGATTTAGTTGAAACGCATAaagtttttcttaaatatggTATGGCTTTTGTACCTGAAAAAGAATTAGCTGGATTATGTTTTGGTTACTTCAAGGAAAATTTAGCTGAAGGTTTAGAATCCATGCCATTAGTTGCAAACGATGCAGTAAATGATCCTAGAATCAATAAAATCTTTAACATGTTAACTGAGTACATTACTAAGGAaaaggatataataaaaaaaaactatgtCCCATCGCTATCAGAATTAGACGATATGTCAAAAAAGTCTTATCCATTATGTATGAGAATAATTCATGAAATGCTAAGAAAAGATCATCATCTTAAATATGGAGAACGTAAACAGTAcagtttatttttaaaagatattggaGTTACTTCAGACGATGCCATGGAACTTTGGAAACaagaatttacaaaaaaaataaatgaagcaACATTTGAAAGAGAGTATGGATATCGATTAAGACACATATATGGCGAAGGAAATATACGGAAAACTTATACCTGTTTGAAATGTTCAAGTATTATCAatcttaatataaaatcaacaGAATCTTATGGTTGTCCATTCAAACATCTAACAAATGCATCACTTacacaaaaattaaatgagtACGAATTTGTACTTGAAGATATTGaagatattgtaaaattatcatcaatgaaaaattacgaAGGAGCATGTAAAAGATATCATGAAATTACacataattgtaatatatatagaacattTAATTCTcctgttaattatttttttggaaGTCGAATGAAACTATAA